From [Flavobacterium] thermophilum:
CCAGTCCGGCTCGCGGCTGCCAAACAGCAGCGCCGCCGTCTCCCAGCAACGGCGAAGATCGCTTGTCACGATGCAGTCGACCGGATATGGCCACTCGACCCGCAAACGGCGCAGCCTGCTATGTTCCGCGGCCGAAAGCGGCGCGTCCGTCCAGCCGATATATGCATCGCGCCGATTCAGTTCCGTCATCCCATGACGGATGAGCGTAACAGCCAAAGGACGCCCCATAGCACCGTCTCTCCCCCTTCGATGAGCGCGCCGAGCACATCGCCGCTCACGCCGCCAAACTGCTTTTCCGCCCACGGCTTTGCCGCGAGGGAACAAAGCGCCATCGCCGCAGCCAACACCACAACCGCCGCCGGCGGAACGCCCGCCGCCGGAAGAAGCAAAAGCACAAGGCATGCCAATCCCAGCGCCCATGCTGCATCGCGCCATGAACTATATTCGCGAAGCGAGGCCGCCATTCCTGTCGATTTGGCCAGCTTGCCGGCGGAAAGAAGCCAGACAGCCCCGGCTCTCGACAGCAGTGGAATGGCAATAAACAGGGCAGGGGAAATGCCCGCTTTGATCGCTTCATGCAAAAACAGCCAGCGGAACGATAACAAACAAATGAGCGACAACACAGCGAACGCGCCGACGCGCGAATCGGCCATGATCTCTTGCCGCCGCTTGGCGTCCCGGTACGAAAAAAAGGCATCGCTCACGTCCATAAAGCCGTCGGCGTGCAGCCCGCCGGCAAGCCAAATGCCAAGCCAAAGAAGAAGGAGAGCCAAAAAAGAAGGCGGACCGAACGAAAGCGCCGTACAGGCGCCGTACACCAAGGCAGCCAGCGTCCCGAGCAGCGCTCCAGCCAGCGGCATTGTGCGCACAAGCCAGCGGACATGCGGGGCTTTCCATTCAATCGAACGCTGGATGGGAATGATCGTAAACAGCTGCAGCGCCAGCAGCCAGCCATTCCATGCCCGCTTCATTGCGGCCACCGTCCTTTCTTCACGCGAAGAAGACCGCATTCCACCACGGCGGCGGCTTCTGCTTCCGCGACCAACTGTTGATGAAGCCAACCGAGCATTTTCATGTAGCGAAATGTGCCGAGGTCATTCGGCACGCCGCCAGAAAACAACTCATTGGACACAATGACAACAGCGCGGCATGCCGCCGCCCACGCCCGCACTTGGTCGAGCAGGCAACGGGCAGCGGCGAACGCTCCTTCCTCTGTTTTCCATTCATCTCCGGCAAATAACACATTCGCCCACCACATAGTCAAGCAGTCGAGAAGGACAACATCAGGCGGACGAAGTGCAGCCAACAACTGATCAGGCCCTTCCGGCGCTTCCCACACCACCCAAGGCGCCGTCATCCCCATGCGCCGCTCTTGATGGCGGCGAATGCGCTCTTCCATTTCCGCATCGGCAGCCCGGGCGGTGGCAACATAATGAAGCGTCTCGCCAGCGGCCAGCCGGATGGCGCACACCTCTGCCGCTTCACTTTTGCCGCTGCGCACCGCGCCGCTCACAAACACGATCATCCATCCCACCTCTCAAGCGCCTCAAGCAGCCGGTCATTCTCCACCTGCGTTTTGACGGCGAGCCGGATGTAGCGGCCGTCAAGCCCCGGGAAATTCATCGTATGGCGCGGCACAACCCCTTCCTTCAACAAATGAAAAAACAGCTCCTCTGTCCGTCCTGAACACGGACGCAACAAATAAAAGTTCACGACCGATGGCGAGACGTCATACCGCCCGGCAGGCAGCGACCGAAACACCCGCTCCCGCTCGGCGGCGATCCGTTCTTTCGTCCACTTGACAAACGATTCCATCGCCATGAAACGAAGCGCCAATTGTTGGGCGATGCCGTTTGTGCTCCATGGCGGCTGATGCGTTTTCAGCGAAGCGATCACCGCCTCGTCAGCAGCGACATAACCAAGGCGCGCGCCGGCCAGGTGATGGATTTTCGTCAACGATCGAAGCACAATGAGGCGCGGATAGCGTCCCAACCAGCGCATCGCCGTAAACCCGCCGCGCCAAAACGGATAAAATGCTTCATCGATGATTACATAGGTGCCAGCCGTGTGCGCCGCGTCCACCAGTGATCTCAATTCACCCTCCTCCATCACCGTCCCCGTCGGATTGTTCGGATGGCATAAAAAGATAATGTCTTGCTTGCCTGCCCAGGCAGTCGCTTCATCCAAGTCATAAGAAAAGCCCCGCGCTTCATCGGCCGCGAATCCCTCCACATCGCATCCATAAGCGAGACAGGCGCGCCGATACTCGGAAAACGTCGGCTCCAAGATGCCGACGCGCCGACCGGCAAATAGCGCGGCCAACAAATAAATCGCCTCCGCCGCCCCGTTCGTCATCAGCACTTGTCCGGGTCGAATCTGCTCCTGCTTGGCAACGAGCTCCCTGAGCGCCTTCGCTTCCGAATCCGGATACTCCCCGGCCCAGCGAATCCACTCCTCACCGCTCGGCCAAGCTGACGGCGGCAGCCGGTACGGATTCGTATTGACGCTGAAATCAATGTATTCGTCTGGAGGGGCCAATCCGCATTGCTCATACAACGCGCGCGGATTCGCCCCATGCGCCGGCCAACGCAACGATTATCCCCCCAATCCATAGCAATAATGTAAACACTAGCACCGTTCCAATCATGATGCGGACCGCTTGGCGAATGTGGGCGGCGCGAAGCGGGGCGGCCGGGTCACCGAGCGTCGGCCTCCTCGAGACCACGCCGCCGTATGTATTCGTTCCGCCGAGCTGCACCCCAAGCAGCCCGGCCATCGCCGCCTCAAGCCAGCCGCTGTTCGGGCTTGGGTGGCGGCGGGCATCGCGAAATAAGATCGACAGCGCCAAACGAAAGCGGCGGCCGCCAAAGACCAACACCATCACAAGCGCCGTCAGCCG
This genomic window contains:
- a CDS encoding cobalamin synthase; the protein is MKRAWNGWLLALQLFTIIPIQRSIEWKAPHVRWLVRTMPLAGALLGTLAALVYGACTALSFGPPSFLALLLLWLGIWLAGGLHADGFMDVSDAFFSYRDAKRRQEIMADSRVGAFAVLSLICLLSFRWLFLHEAIKAGISPALFIAIPLLSRAGAVWLLSAGKLAKSTGMAASLREYSSWRDAAWALGLACLVLLLLPAAGVPPAAVVVLAAAMALCSLAAKPWAEKQFGGVSGDVLGALIEGGETVLWGVLWLLRSSVMG
- the cobP gene encoding Adenosylcobinamide kinase — encoded protein: MIVFVSGAVRSGKSEAAEVCAIRLAAGETLHYVATARAADAEMEERIRRHQERRMGMTAPWVVWEAPEGPDQLLAALRPPDVVLLDCLTMWWANVLFAGDEWKTEEGAFAAARCLLDQVRAWAAACRAVVIVSNELFSGGVPNDLGTFRYMKMLGWLHQQLVAEAEAAAVVECGLLRVKKGRWPQ
- the cobD gene encoding Threonine-phosphate decarboxylase, with amino-acid sequence MRWPAHGANPRALYEQCGLAPPDEYIDFSVNTNPYRLPPSAWPSGEEWIRWAGEYPDSEAKALRELVAKQEQIRPGQVLMTNGAAEAIYLLAALFAGRRVGILEPTFSEYRRACLAYGCDVEGFAADEARGFSYDLDEATAWAGKQDIIFLCHPNNPTGTVMEEGELRSLVDAAHTAGTYVIIDEAFYPFWRGGFTAMRWLGRYPRLIVLRSLTKIHHLAGARLGYVAADEAVIASLKTHQPPWSTNGIAQQLALRFMAMESFVKWTKERIAAERERVFRSLPAGRYDVSPSVVNFYLLRPCSGRTEELFFHLLKEGVVPRHTMNFPGLDGRYIRLAVKTQVENDRLLEALERWDG